One genomic segment of Bacillus kexueae includes these proteins:
- a CDS encoding protein arginine kinase, whose protein sequence is MELKNFINSALSAWMSEEGPDSDIVLSSRIRLARNLDHFRYPTIFSNEDAQNILRIFEDQFSNRTVPGVGELTLLKMAELQPVEKRVLVEKHLISPALYEDSIYGGVLLSENEKVSIMINEEDHIRIQCLYPGLQLSEALHMANSFDDWIEQKVDYAYDEQLGYLTSCPTNVGTGLRASVMMHLPALVLTQQMNRIIPAINQLGLVVRGIYGEGSEALGNIFQISNQMTLGKSEEDIVEDLLSVVKQLISKERSAREALVQTNKIQLEDRLYRSLGTLSHSRIIHSKEAIQCLSDVRLGIDLGIIQGISKNILNELMILIQPGFLQNYSGGTLRPEERDIRRATVIRERLQLEKQNRWEDEEE, encoded by the coding sequence ATGGAATTGAAAAATTTCATTAATTCAGCTTTGAGTGCTTGGATGAGTGAAGAAGGTCCAGATTCAGATATTGTATTAAGCAGTCGCATTCGTTTAGCTCGTAATTTGGATCATTTCCGTTATCCAACGATTTTTTCAAATGAAGATGCACAAAATATTTTACGTATTTTTGAGGATCAATTTTCCAACCGGACCGTCCCAGGTGTTGGGGAGCTTACTTTACTGAAGATGGCTGAGCTTCAACCGGTAGAAAAAAGAGTGTTAGTTGAAAAGCATCTAATTAGCCCAGCACTTTATGAAGACTCCATTTATGGAGGAGTGCTTCTTTCAGAAAACGAAAAAGTAAGTATTATGATTAACGAAGAAGACCATATTCGCATTCAATGCTTATACCCAGGTCTTCAATTAAGCGAAGCTCTTCATATGGCTAACTCTTTCGATGATTGGATTGAACAAAAAGTAGACTATGCTTATGACGAGCAATTAGGATACTTAACAAGCTGCCCAACTAATGTAGGAACTGGTTTAAGAGCATCTGTTATGATGCATTTACCAGCGCTAGTCCTCACACAACAAATGAACCGTATTATTCCAGCTATTAATCAATTAGGGCTAGTTGTTAGAGGAATTTACGGTGAAGGTAGCGAAGCTTTAGGTAATATCTTTCAGATTTCAAATCAAATGACATTAGGGAAATCAGAAGAAGATATTGTGGAAGATTTATTGAGTGTGGTTAAGCAGTTGATATCAAAAGAGCGTTCAGCAAGAGAAGCGTTAGTGCAAACGAATAAGATACAGCTGGAAGATCGATTGTATCGCTCATTAGGAACTTTATCTCATAGTCGGATTATACATTCAAAAGAAGCAATTCAATGTTTGTCTGATGTTCGCTTAGGAATTGATTTAGGTATTATTCAAGGAATTTCTAAAAACATTTTGAATGAGCTGATGATTTTAATACAACCTGGGTTTCTTCAGAATTATTCAGGAGGTACTTTACGACCAGAAGAGCGAGATATCCGAAGAGCAACCGTTATTCGAGAACGATTACAATTAGAGAAACAGAATAGATGGGAGGATGAAGAAGAATGA